From the genome of Aliarcobacter lanthieri:
TAGGAGCATCTCTAAGTGCTGATGTTGCTACACAAAAAATTTTTCTTGATTTAAGTGCATTTGAAATATTTAAAAATGATTTTAATGACTCATAAGCTCTTTGCATAGGTATTTCTTGAAGATTACCACCATTTTCATAGCAACCTTCTGAAATTTTCACTCTACTTTTAGTTTCATTTATAAGACTAAAAGCAAAACGACTAGATTTTTCTAAAACAACCATCCTCATTGAATTTGAGCCAATGTCGATGATTGTTGTAATTTTTGACATTAGTTTTCTTCTTCCATTAGTTGATCATACTTAAATTTTAACTCTTCTAATGTCTCTTCATTATCAGGATCCAAGATAATACAGTCAACAGGACAAACCTCAACACATTGTGGTTCTTCATAATGTCCAACACACTCTGTACATCGATCAGGATCTATCATATAAATTGGATCCCCCTCTTCAATAGCATAGTTTGGACACTCTTCTCTACAGGCGTCACATGCAATACATTCATCCATAATTATTAAAGCCATATACATTTCCTAATATATAAAATATGTTTTGGAGTTATACCTAAAAATGATTAATAATTTCTTTAAAAAAATTAAATTTATCTTTATCTTTTGTAATAAATATTGTCATATTATCTTGATAAATATTTAAATCTTTACATATATAAAGCCCTGCTAGAACATCAAAATCTCGAACTTTACCTTTAAATAATACAAAATTATAGTCCATTGAATTTGCAAGACTTAATGCTGTTGCACCTAAACTCCTAAATTTAATATTTTGCTTATTTAAAGCCTTACAAATATCTGGATACTCATATGCTCTTTCAAAAATAGATATTTTACTTTTATCATTTTTAAATATTTCTTTTTCTTTCATATTTTGAAGACAAAAATATTTTATTTCATTTTCAAATGCTCTAAAAACAACTGTTTTTATAGACAGGTTTGCTACAAATCCTGCTACAACAGCTTCTCCTTTTTTTAAAGCAACAGAAGTTCCAAAATATGGTAAATTTGAATAAAAATTATTACTTCCATCAAGAGGATCAATAACTATTGTGAATTCACTATTATTATTTATAAAACCACACTCTTCACTAAAAATATTCCCAAAAATATTTAGATGTTTTATAAAGATATTTTCAAAAATCAAATCTATTTTTAATGAATTATCTCCACCAAAACCATTTATATTTGTATATTCAAAATCTTCTTTACTCAAATTTTGTTCTATATAATCCAAAATCTCTTTATTAGCCTTTAATACAGATTGTATAAATAAATCTTTATTCAAAATTTACCTCTTCTTCTTTTCTTAATTTTATAAGTTCCATAAAATAAGCATTACTTAAATAAATTACATAAAAAACTGCAACAAAAAGTGTTAT
Proteins encoded in this window:
- a CDS encoding inositol monophosphatase family protein, which encodes MNKDLFIQSVLKANKEILDYIEQNLSKEDFEYTNINGFGGDNSLKIDLIFENIFIKHLNIFGNIFSEECGFINNNSEFTIVIDPLDGSNNFYSNLPYFGTSVALKKGEAVVAGFVANLSIKTVVFRAFENEIKYFCLQNMKEKEIFKNDKSKISIFERAYEYPDICKALNKQNIKFRSLGATALSLANSMDYNFVLFKGKVRDFDVLAGLYICKDLNIYQDNMTIFITKDKDKFNFFKEIINHF
- a CDS encoding YfhL family 4Fe-4S dicluster ferredoxin; protein product: MALIIMDECIACDACREECPNYAIEEGDPIYMIDPDRCTECVGHYEEPQCVEVCPVDCIILDPDNEETLEELKFKYDQLMEEEN